The Dreissena polymorpha isolate Duluth1 chromosome 8, UMN_Dpol_1.0, whole genome shotgun sequence genome includes the window CACCAGATGGGTGTATAACCGAGACATCGATTTGTTTTTAGGCGCTCACGCGAACGTGTTGTTAATTTAGGAATGATCACTTTGTTTTCTGCCCCGGAATATACCATTCTGTTAATTAAATCATTAAGCCTTGATCTGGGAATACTGTGCTTAATGCACGCGCGTACAGtctcgtcacatattagcctatgcagtcaacAAAGtgttatcagggacaacaccatgCGCTTTTAcggaattgttcgtttaaagcaagtctcttcttagcgaaaattcgGTTtcggcggaaaatgtcgtcctttATTAGGCTGTTCGGACTTCACAtactaatctggggcaacactttgcgcatatgcatttaacacatataacacagAACAAGGCTTATTATATATCAAAGAAATCCCGATCTGTATTTTAGCCCTGAAAAGTactaatttgatttaaaaacactTCTCACTTTGTTTTCATCGCTTTcatatcatttaaattaaaaaatgacttcTCACATTGTTTTCAGAGCtttaatatatatcattttgattAAAAAGGACTACTCAAATTGTTTTCAGCGCTTTAATATTATCATTTTGATTACAAAGGACTTCTCACTTTGTTTTCAGCGCTGGGACAGATGAACCCAGCGATGCTATCGCTGCTGGGTAGAGGCGGTGCTGGCAGCATGGGCTTGGGTATGGGAGGCATGGCTGCTCTTGGAATGGGAGGAATGGAAATGCAGGATTTAATGACAATGCAGGTACGTATGTCGTCCGTGTGTCTTCGATAACATGTCGTCCGTGTGTACCCGGTTACATGTCGTCCGTGTGTACCCGGTTACATGTCGTCCGTGTGTACCCGGTAACATGTCGTCCGTGTGTACCCGGTTACATGTCGTCCGTGTGTACCCGGTCACATGCGTCTGTGTGTACCCGGTTGCATGTCGTCCGTGTGTACCCGGAAACATGTCGTCCGTGTGTGCCCGGTAACATGTCGTCCGTGTGTACCCGGTTACATGTCGTCCGTGTGTACCCGGTTACATGTCGTCCGTGTGTACCCGGTAACATGTCGTCCGTGTGTACCCGGTTACATGTCGTCCATGTGTACCCGGTCACATGCGTCTGTGTGTACCCGGTAACATGTCGTCCGTGTGTACCAGATAGACGTTTTTCCGTAAGTTTATTTGAACTATTTTGAACATCATTTCAGTCATTTGACATGTAAAAAGcccatatgaccttgacctttaacctcaaaatcgataggcgTGTTTATTTCTTTAAAGCAACCATCACATTAATTAGGATGATGGTAGGTTTCAGCGTTCTTAGGACATTATGAGGAAAGACATTGTTTTGGTCCGACCATCCGACCGACCTACCGAAtgtctgcggactgcacaggctcatctgggtcGACTTTAAACACGCATGCAGTAAGCCCCACAGACTCATCTGGGTCGACCTTTAACACGCATGTAGTAAGCCCCACAGGCTCATCTGGGTCGACTTTAAACACGCATGCAGTAAgtcacaggctcatctgggtcGACCTTTAACACGCATGCAGTAAGCCCCACAGGCTCATCTGGGTCGACTTTAAACACGCATGCAGTAAGCCCCACAGACTCATCTGGGTCGACTTTTAACACGCATGCAGTAAGCCCCACAGACTCATCTGTGTCGACTTTAAACACGCATGCAGTAAGCCCCACAGACTCATCTGGGTCGACTTTAAACACGCATGCAGTAAGCCCCACAGACTCATCTGGGTCGACGTTAAACACGCATGCAGTAAGCCCCACAGACTCAACTGTGTCGACTTTAAATACGCATGCAGTAAGCCCCACAGGCTCATCTGTGTCGACTTTAAACACGCATGCAGTAAGCCCATTGTCCACAGAGTGGAGCTCAGATAATTTTATACCCGTTAAGCTTTACCAAGTGAGTTATTCTTGTCTCCACCAGATGATGAGCCAGATGTCTGGCGGAGGAGCTGCAGGCGGCGGTGCCGGCGGCATGGATCCCACCACGATGTTAATGCTCAGCGGGGCCGGCGGTGGCGGAATGATGGGTATGGATATGACCCCAAATTGTGATGTTGATCTGCCTCCAAAATTGTAATGTTGATATGACTCCAAAATTGTAATGTTGATATGCCCCCAAAATTGTAATGTTGATATGACTGCCAAATTGTAAGGTTGATATGATCCCCAACTTGTAATGTTGATATGACCCCAAAATCGTAATGTTGATATGACACCCATATTGCAATGTTTATTTGACCCCCAAATTGTAATGTTGATATGACACCCAAATTGTAATGTTGATATGATCGCCAAATTATAGTGTTGATATGATCCCCTAATTTCAATTTCAATACGATAACGTTTATATGGCCATCAAATTGCACTGTTGATATGACCCCAAAATTGTACTGTTGATATGACCCCCAAATTGTACTGTTGATATGATCCCCAAATTGTACTGTTGATATGACTCCCAAATTGTAATGTTGATATGACTCCCAAATTGAATTGTTGATATGATCTCctaaatttcaattttaaaacgaTAATGTTTACATGCCAATCAAATTGTAACGTTGATATTACACCAAAATTGTCATGTTGATATGATCCCctatatttcaattttaatacatACTGTATATATGCCCGTCAAATTGTATTGTTGATATGACCACCAAATTGTAATGTTGATATGACCCCCATAGTGTGATGTTGATATGATCCCCACATTGTACTGTTGATATGACCCCCACATTGTACTGTTGATATGACCCCCATATTGTAATGTTGATATGACCCCCACATTGTAATGTTGATATGACTCCCACATTTTACTGTTGATATGACCCCCACATTTTTATGTTGATATGACCCCCACATTGTACTGTTGATATGACCCCCACATTGTAATGTTGATATGACCCACACATTGTACTGTTGATATGACCCCCACATTGTACTGTTGATATGACCCCAATAGGCAACGATATACTTACcaacatgatgatgatgaacatgcTCAACGACAACCAAGGTCAGggtcagggtcaaggtcaagggcaaggtcaaggtcaaacccAAACGCAAGGGGGAAACACCATGGCGTCTCGAATCGCAGAAATGCTCGGAGACATGGGCACAGGTAGGTTTGTATATAAATCGACCACGCAAATTGTATAATGGTTTGTTTTTAAAGATCAATCTTCCCTTCTCTAATTATAGCAATTCAACGATAACGTCTGTCAACTTCTTAGAAAATAAATTACCATCAAATACAGACAACGGTAGAAAACAGTGTTTTGAAAGCATTATTTCGAAAAAAAGCCCAAAACAACAAAACCCACCACAAAAGTTCTTTTTAGTCAGCCATCAACCGATGGGATATAAATTCCtccaaattataaaatattagaaATAACCGCGGAAGACATGTCTGTTATagattgttaaatggcttttgttcaagaagagaaaaggaactctttagaacaGGCCCTTCGTTTAGAATACAGAGGGATACTAGTACTCAATTATTTAGTTGGATGTAACATCTATTCTACAGGCATCACGCCAGCCCAGCAAGAACAGATCTGGATGTACCTCACCATGAATCGTTTACAGCCTAAGATCATGGAAGCAGTGGCCAGTCCTCTCGACCGAGTCCAGCTCGAGAGAGACGGTGTCATGGTAAGTTATGCCCCGCTTATATTGCCCCCGCTGTCACGGTATCATGATAGGTCATTACCCGCTCATATTGCCCGCGTCGCGACGGTTGCATGGAAGGTTATGCCCCGCGTATATTGCCCGCACTGTCACGGTATCATGAAAGGTCATTCCCCGCTCATATTGTCCGCACAGCGACGGTTGCATGGAAGGTTATGCCCCGCTCATATTGCCCGCACTATCACGGTGCCATGGTAGGCCCGTCCCGCTCGTATTGTCCGCACCGCGACGGTTGCATGAAAGGTTATGCCCCGCCTATATTGCCCCCACTGTTACGGTTACATGATAGGTCTTTACCCGCTCATATTGCTCGCACCGCGACGGTTGCATGGAAGGTTATGCCCCGCGTATATTGCCCGCACTATCACGGTGCCATGGTAGGTCCCGTCCCGCTCGTATAGTCCGCACCGGCAGATTACATGTTTTTTACATAAAAACTTTGCGGTTCTTATATAACTACAGGTTGTTCAACTGAGTACCTGGCGGTTCTTTTGACTATAGGCTTTTTTACTAAATGCTTGACTTTTCTTATTATTCTTTGTACATGTTTGTTTAGCGGGAGATGCGGTTCTTATAACCATATATGTTAGTGCAGCGAGTGATGTGCGGTTCTTATACATGTTTTTGTCACTTTCAGGGTATCACTGAGCCCCAAATGATGTTCATGCTCAACTCCATGTGTCCCGCCCCCACCGGCTGCAGGTAAGCTCGAATTTATTTTCCACCATGGTTCTGAACAGCCTCTTCTTGGACATATACTGggaaactgggtttaatgcactAATATAAATAGTTGACCCAGATTTTTCTCTGCAGTCAacacagaataatcagggacgacgctttccgcttttatggaatttccgtttaaaggaagtcttttttttaaaacaaaaatccgcGTTATGTTATtcatgattagcttgtgcagactgcaaatgataatctgggacgacagttttaCACTCAtgtattaggcccagttttcAAAGAACGAGGCCCTTATAATACTTTgataagcatatcatctttaaATATGATGTATAAAAGTATATACTTTGTCGTTTCATTCCTTAAAGAACGTAATCTCATCTTGTATACCCCTACGACCGAGGTTAGATAGTGTGAGATATAAATCACtgtgtcggtcggtcggtcggtttgtcggtcaGTCAGGGTGTCCGAATGAAATGTTATGTGGAAAGGAATAAGTTTCTATATCGAAAATTGAAACAAGGCATCACCATATAGCGTTGTATGAGCAAAACCCTTCCTTTATTCTAAGCGTTCCAGAGATTTACAATCGGACATGGTTGACAAAACGGTCCGAGAGTGATAGTCACGTTTGTGGCGTATTTCCGATTCCGGTTATGACAAAGTTTGGCGTTTTTCCGGTTCCGGTTGTGACAAAATTCTAGCTTGATTTTTTTTTCCGGTTCCGTTGCAGGTTCCCGATGTGCGAGGCCACAGAGATCCCGTTCAGCCCCGAGAGCTTCTACGTGTGCCGCGGCTGCCCTCGCTGCAGGCTCGACAGCAGCCAGCAGTCACTGTTCAACCTTTTTCAATCTCGAAGGTAAGGACTTGTATCGAAGTTagactctgggaaaatggtgatGAATGCGAGAGCGTAATGTGTCCTCCCAGAATAGCTAGTACAGTCCGCACAGAGCGTAATGTGTCCCCCCAGAATAGCTAGTACAGTCCGCACAGAGTGTTTAGACTATTAGGGgaatccattttttttttcctaACATTTCCTAAAATATGAGAAATTAAGAACGTTTGCTGACTCCAAGTTAAAAGTATTATGAAACACTCCATTCTGTGGAAAGTTTAGTCCATTCGAGAGTACAACTAATTCAAAATCGCACCGCTGTGGGGAGTTTAGTTTAATTAAGAGACCTACTTGTTTCAATACAACCTTCACTGTTGATAGTTGAGCGCATTCTAGATACCACTAAAGCAACCAACAATTTAAGAAATGTAACCATATTATAAACACCACTCATTTGCATGGTACTTTGGTTTCAGGATTGCATGGTCTCTTAGTGGAATCGGTCTCATACCGCTTTTGCTCTGCCATTTACCGCTGCCATTTTTTCGATCGCGTTTAGCATTTACTGCATTTGCAATCACTAACCTATCATGTAACAATGTACATCATCGCATGCAAGCGCTCCGCTGTATTTCAAAATCCAACGCAAGTACcaacaacaatttgtttcaaGAGAACAGGAAATATTAATGTTATGAGATAACTACgccataataatattatcaagttTTAAATAACCACGTTTGTATCTGTGAATAAATACGACGACGACTGGCacacatgtgtgtgtgtgtgtgtgtgtgttgattGTTTATAATGTGTAATATACGGGGCTTTGGAACATTGACTCTAGGATTTTCTGCGATATACATTTTGACTCGATTTTACAATGTTAAAGTCAAAATGTACATAGACAAAATCAGATCGACTCTCATAAATGTGGACACGAGTCAGTTATGACTTAAGACTTTTCGAATCTAATACCGTAAAGGCATGATGGTTCTTGGGTTTGTTTTCGTTGATTTCGTGCGTAAAATATGAGATACTAACGGAAACTTgtgtccaatgtttacatgttttaatactACATTAACATATGGCATAAAACACATGAATATCAAACGTAATTCATGCACACATCCTGCGTTTGTTTCGCAATCCATATACATCAAACAGAAACGAAGAGCAGTACACTACACTGTGTACTTAGCCGACACTTGACATTTCTTCAATACAGTACCTATATATAACTTGCGTTGGGTTACACAACACTAACTCAGTGCATGCTTTCTTTGTCAACAGGGGCCGCACCGGCGGAAACAGCGCAGCAGGCAACGACATGGCCCAGCAGCTCGCTATGATGAGAATGATGCAAGGAGGTGGCGGAAGTAGCAATCTCCAAACTCTTGCGCTTCTCAACTCCCTCCAACAGCCGCAGACGTCGCCAGCCCAACCCCCTCAGCCCCCTCAGCCTGTGACCTCGGCGCCCCAATCCCCGGCCGCTCAATTGACCTCTGCCCAGCTCCCGGCCGGAGCTCCTCCATCACCCGAGTTCATCGCTTTCATCAAGCAGCGACGAGAGCAGATGCGCACGCAGAACCAAGCGGCTAGACCGCTTATGTAACCAAGGCAACAGAGACATAGCGAACGAATTAATTAGTTTTTCATCATTGAGTTTTTAGTTGTACAGAGCAAACAGAAAAGCGATGAAAACTGCATTCACCACGTTGGACATTATTGCAACCGTGTTTAAATTTGCGCTACGAATGTGTTACAAACGTTTCAGTCAACCAACGTGCATCGTTTTTTAAAAGTCACGCATTTAATGTGAGCGTTACCCTAAAACATTTCCACAGCAATGGTGGTGTGGCGAATTGTCTGCCTTTAAGCATTTTATTGCGCTTTGAGTGCGAGCCTGGGACATTTGCAGCCATTACAGTGGCCGATCGAAACGGACAAGCTAGCTGGCATTCTCCGGCAGTGCTTTTCGTCTCAAACGATCATCACTGATATATTACTTTTTCTTGAAAGCCTGTTCaactttgatatatatatatttgaaagaatgttgtttttttgttttgtgacaGTTGTGGTTCTTTTAGTAAGATATTGTTCTTGTATAATGTGGACTATGATGGTTCTGATGATGTTTGTTTGCAGACGCGGCCAGAGCAGCCTAGCGGGAATGGCCTTCCAGAAGTGAGTCACGTGATCTCTCGCCCAGCGATTCGCATCATTCACATAACATGTGTACCAACTATTTACTTAGAAAATAATCGCCGAGGCattgctttaaataaatttataatataaatgttttgtgtttattcgtcttttttgtaaatTACGCATAGTTCGACGGAATCGTGGTTGTTTCAGGTTTGTTTAGATGTCTTAGTCACGTCATTGGCGTCATTTACAAATTTGTGCCATTTAGACAAGTACTAATATAATTTCactttgtaatattttaatacatttttgttatcGCACAGTGGACTTGTTAGATACATTGAAACCGCTTATTCACGACAGTGGACTAGTTAGATACATTAAGACTGCTTATACGGGACAGTGGACTAGTTAGATACATTAATACTGCCCATACGGGACAGTGGACTAGTAAGATACATTGAGACTGATTAACTACAGTAGTGGTCTAGTCATATACATGTAGACAGCTCAACAACAATAGTGGACTAGTTATTTACATTTAGACAACTTAACTACAGCAGTGAACTAGTCATATACATATAGACAGCTTAACTGCAGTAGTGGACTAGTCATATACATTTAGAAAGCTTAACTACAGTAGTGGACTAGTTATATACATTTAGACAGCTTAACTACAGACGAAGACTAGTTATTTACATTTAGACAGCTTAACTACAGCAGTGAACTAGAAATATACATTTAGACAGCTTAACTATAGTTGAATACTAGTTATTTACATTGAGACAACTTAACTACAGCAGTGGAATAGTAATATACATTTAGACAGCTTAACTACAGTTGAAGACTAGTTATTTACATTTAGACAACTTAACTACAGCAGTGGAATAGTAATATACATTTAGACAGATTAACTGCAGTAGTCGACTAGTCATATACATATAGACAGCTTCACTACAGTAGTAGACTAGTTATATACATTTAGACAGCTTAACTACAGTTGAAGACTAGTTATTTACATTTAGACAGCTTAACTACAGAAGAagactatttatttacatttagacAGCTTAACTACAGCAGTGGACTAGTAATATACATTTAGACAGCTTAACTACAGTTGAAGACTTGTTATTTACATTTAGACAACTTAACTACAGCAGTTGACTAGTAATATACATTTTGACAGCTTAACTACAGTAGAAGACTAGTTATATACATTTAGACAACTTAACTACAGCAGTGGACTAGTTATATACATTTAGACAGCTTAACTACAGAAGAagactatttatttacatttagacAACTAAGCTACTGCAGTGGACTAGTCATATACATTTAGACAGCTTAACTACAGTAATGGAGTAATCATATACATTAAGACAGCTTAACTACTGCAGTGAAATAGTTAGATGCATTTAGACTTCTTAATCAGGGTAGTGAACTTGTTTTGATACTTCAAGCATTAATAATCTCGGCGATGAACTTGTTTCCATACTTTAAGCCTTCTTCATCACGGTAGTGAACTGATTCGGTTTTTAGACAGCCTAATCACGACAGTGGATTTCCTAGATACATTAAAGATTGACCAATAATATCAGTGGATTGATTGATAAAAGGCATTTAATCAAGTCAACCACGGTAATTTAATACCCGTTCTTCAAACATGGAGCGTCATCTTTTATGACGACTGACATCTTTTTTTATTGAAGCATTGTTTAAGACAATGCATGGGTACTATTGATGAGAAAGAACGTGCACAGTTCGATCATTGTAGTTGTGACTTCATTCTTAATGACGATTCACATATTGTGTCTTGTTAATTCGGCGTAAAATCGACCAATGTCTTTCAGTAGCGATATTAcgcattattattttaacacataCGTGCTTGTTGGTGTATAATGCTGGTCAGTGACGCAGTGatgaaatgtgtcttgttctgagaaaactgggcataatgcatgtgcgtaaagtgtcatcccagattagcctgtgcagtccgcacaggctattcagggacgacactttccgcttaaacttgattttcggtaaggagggacttcctttaaacgaacaataccctaaaagcgaaaagtttcgtccctgattagcctgtgcgcacaggctaatctgggacgaaactttacgcacatgcattaagcccaattttctcagaacaagacacaaatgttaCGAATCAAAATGAATACGATCAACCAGTTATTTTTCCCAGAGAGTATTTATCACGATACGCTTTGAAATACTATAAAATGCTGTAAGATATATGTTTGCAATTAATCTGATCCAGCGTGACTCAAGACGAGCAAAAGGTAAATTAATCAAAGAAAAACACTGAACATTTAAATACCATCATTCGGACACAAACATGTCATACAAACGATACACAATAACAACATAAATACGTTTAGACTTTACAGTAATAATTGCAAACTACAACATTTATATTCGTGTCCATAGAGCGACTTCGAAGTCCTGTACCGCGCATGTGCGAATTTGTATATTTACTTCCGTTTTCCTGTTGCTGTGAACGCGTCCGCTGGGACAGATTCTGCAACAAAAAGTGATAATAAAAACGCAAAATGAAACGTAAAGCAATCTTTTGTTATTTTACTTCAGCTTTCTGGTAATTATTTTTCGGAAAATCATTTATATCGCAGGTATTAAATATCGTGGATTAAAGGAGACTTTTTCTTGGACACGTTAATTCGCTTATGTCTGACTTtgagaaaaacaagagatgtgtttgtcaaaacacaatgccccttattgcgccgctttgaaataaaatttcaatatatcattgggcAGGTTAAGAAATGATCtcccttttaaatcttattacttcccttggattgtaatttttgacctttgaccttgaatgatgaccttgacctttcaccactcaaaatgtgcagctccatgagatacatgcatgccaattatcaagttgctatcttca containing:
- the LOC127843139 gene encoding uncharacterized protein LOC127843139 isoform X1, with product MKTTIAILLLGLCSQHALGQMNPAMLSLLGRGGAGSMGLGMGGMAALGMGGMEMQDLMTMQMMSQMSGGGAAGGGAGGMDPTTMLMLSGAGGGGMMGNDILTNMMMMNMLNDNQGQGQGQGQGQGQGQTQTQGGNTMASRIAEMLGDMGTGITPAQQEQIWMYLTMNRLQPKIMEAVASPLDRVQLERDGVMGITEPQMMFMLNSMCPAPTGCRFPMCEATEIPFSPESFYVCRGCPRCRLDSSQQSLFNLFQSRRGRTGGNSAAGNDMAQQLAMMRMMQGGGGSSNLQTLALLNSLQQPQTSPAQPPQPPQPVTSAPQSPAAQLTSAQLPAGAPPSPEFIAFIKQRREQMRTQNQAARPLM
- the LOC127843139 gene encoding uncharacterized protein LOC127843139 isoform X2, producing MKTTIAILLLGLCSQHALGQMNPAMLSLLGRGGAGSMGLGMGGMAALGMGGMEMQDLMTMQMMSQMSGGGAAGGGAGGMDPTTMLMLSGAGGGGMMGNDILTNMMMMNMLNDNQGQGQGQGQGQGQGQTQTQGGNTMASRIAEMLGDMGTGITPAQQEQIWMYLTMNRLQPKIMEAVASPLDRVQLERDGVMGITEPQMMFMLNSMCPAPTGCRFPMCEATEIPFSPESFYVCRGCPRCRLDSSQQSLFNLFQSRRRGQSSLAGMAFQK